The Mustela lutreola isolate mMusLut2 chromosome 3, mMusLut2.pri, whole genome shotgun sequence genome includes a region encoding these proteins:
- the KLHL41 gene encoding kelch-like protein 41, whose translation MDSQRELTEELRLYQSTLLQDGLKDLLEEKKFIDCTLKAGDKSLPCHRLILSACSPYFREYFLSEIDEGKKKEVVLDNVDPAVLDLIIKYLYSASIDLNDGNVQDIFALASRFQIPSVFTVCVSYLQKRLAPGNCLAILRLGLLLDCPRLAISAREFVSDRFVQICKEEDFMQLSPQELISVISNDSLNVEKEEAVFEAVMKWVRTDKENRVKNLSEVFDCIRFRLMTEKYFKDHVEKDDIIKSNPELQKKIKVLKDAFAGKLPEPSKNAEKAGAGEVNGDVGDEDLLPGYLNDIPRHGMFVKDLILLVNDTAAVAYDPTENECYLTALAEQIPRNHSSIVTQQNQVYVVGGLYVDEENKDQPLQSYFFQLDNITSEWVGLPPLPSARCLFGLGEVDDKIYVVAGKDLQTEASLDSVLCYDPVAAKWNEVKKLPIKVYGHSVISHKGMIYCLGGKTDDKKCTNRVFIYNPKKGDWKDLAPMKIPRSMFGVAVHKGKIVIAGGVTEDGLSASVEAFDLTTNKWEVMTEFPQERSSISLVGLAGSLYAIGGFAMIQLESKEFAPTEVNDIWKYEDDKKEWAGMLKEIRYASGASCLATRLNLFKLSKL comes from the exons ATGGATTCTCAGCGGGAACTCACAGAGGAACTGCGGCTTTACCAATCCACCCTTCTTCAGGATGGTCTAAAAGAtctcctggaagaaaaaaaattcatcgaTTGCACCCTAAAAGCAGGTGACAAAAGTCTTCCTTGCCACAGGTTGATTTTGTCAGCTTGTAGTCCTTACTTCCGTGAGTATTTTTTATCTGAAAttgatgaggggaaaaaaaaggaagtagtgTTAGATAATGTGGATCCTGCTGTGCTGGATTTGATCATCAAGTACCTGTACTCTGCCAGTATCGACCTCAACGATGGAAACGTGCAGGATATTTTTGCCCTGGCCAGCCGCTTTCAGATCCCTTCGGTGTTCACTGTCTGTGTTTCTTATCTTCAGAAGAGACTTGCTCCTGGCAACTGTCTAGCAATCTTAAGGTTAGGACTTCTTCTCGACTGCCCAAGACTCGCCATCTCTGCCCGTGAATTTGTGTCTGATCGCTTTGTACAGATTTGCAAGGAAGAGGACTTTATGCAGCTATCTCCACAGGAACTGATCTCAGTAATTTCAAATGACAGCCTAAAtgtagaaaaggaagaagcagtgTTTGAGGCAGTGATGAAATGGGTGCGAACGGACAAAGAAAACAGGGTTAAGAACCTTAGTGAAGTGTTTGATTGTATTCGTTTTCGCCTtatgacagaaaaatattttaaagatcatGTTGAGAAAGATGATATAATTAAAAGCAACCCAGAActccagaaaaaaatcaaagttctcAAAGATGCCTTCGCAGGCAAACTCCCCGAACCTAGCAAAAATGCAGAGAAGGCTGGGGCTGGTGAGGTGAATGGTGATGTTGGTGATGAAGACTTACTTCCTGGTTACCTGAATGACATTCCCAGGCATGGGATGTTTGTCAAAGACCTCATCCTCTTGGTTAATGACACAGCTGCAGTGGCTTATGATCCCACAGAAAATGAGTGCTACCTTACTGCACTGGCTGAGCAGATTCCCAGAAATCATTCTAGCATTGTTACCCAACAAAATCAGGTGTATGTGGTAGGAGGACTATATgtggatgaagaaaataaagatcagCCTCTACAGTCTTACTTCTTCCAG ctTGATAACATAACATCTGAGTGGGTTGGACTtccacctctgccttcagccaggtGTCTCTTTGGTCTGGGAGAGGTAGATGACAAAATCTACGTAGTGGCAGGCAAGGACCTTCAAACAGAGGCTTCGCTGGATTCAGTATTATGCTATGATCCCGT GGCTGCAAAGTGGAATGAAGTTAAAAAACTGCCTATCAAAGTCTATGGCCACAGTGTGATTTCACATAAGGGGATGATATATTGTCTAGGAGGAAAGACAGATGACAA AAAGTGTACAAACAGGGTGTTTATCTACAACCCCAAAAAAGGAGACTGGAAGGATCTGGCTCCAATGAAAATCCCTCGTTCCATGTTCGGAGTGGCAGTGCATAAAGGCAAAATTGTGATTGCGGGAGGTGTCACTGAAGATGGTCTTTCAGCTTCAGTGGAAGCTTTTGACCTCACAACCAATAA gTGGGAAGTAATGACTGAATTTCCCCAAGAAAGAAGCTCCATCAGTTTGGTCGGCCTGGCTGGATCCCTATATGCCATCGGTGGTTTTGCCATGATTCAACTGGAGTCCAAAGAGTTTGCCCCCACTGAAGTCAATGACATATGGAA